The Clostridia bacterium genome includes a window with the following:
- a CDS encoding GNAT family N-acetyltransferase, whose product MKIRRCEKEDVKSAGEFYDAVVRALDEGINYPIWTYKVYPSEESVRARTEKGEQYLCLSGEKIIGAFVLNEELLNEYRPKTTADAPYKVLHTLATDPTLRNRGLASEIVAFCAETARKEKRKAIFAEVIPTNLPAKRLFEKRGFVSLGEVAPDPKIEGIDRFTLLKLSL is encoded by the coding sequence ATGAAGATCAGACGTTGCGAAAAAGAAGACGTAAAAAGCGCGGGGGAATTTTACGACGCGGTCGTTCGCGCGCTCGACGAAGGGATCAATTACCCGATCTGGACGTATAAAGTCTACCCGTCCGAAGAAAGCGTCCGCGCGCGGACGGAAAAAGGCGAACAGTATCTTTGCTTGTCGGGCGAAAAAATCATCGGCGCATTCGTTTTGAACGAAGAGCTTCTGAACGAGTATCGCCCGAAGACGACCGCAGACGCGCCCTATAAAGTTCTGCACACGCTTGCGACGGATCCAACCCTCCGAAACCGCGGACTCGCTTCCGAGATCGTCGCGTTCTGCGCGGAGACGGCGCGAAAAGAAAAACGCAAAGCGATCTTCGCGGAAGTCATTCCGACCAATCTCCCCGCGAAAAGGCTCTTTGAAAAAAGAGGATTCGTTTCTCTCGGAGAAGTCGCGCCCGATCCGAAGATCGAAGGAATCGACCGTTTTACCCTCTTAAAGCTCTCCCTGTAA
- a CDS encoding bifunctional chorismate mutase/prephenate dehydratase, with protein MNQAKLKIAFCGARGSFSEIAAKKLFPEGELLPSGNFKEAYAKTLRGESDFTVLPLENSYAGEVAAVTDELYKGDLFVESVRSMRVVQNLLGVPGATIDDVKTVVSHPQALSQCADYIAARGLREITSENTAFAAKTVAEAGDKSIAAIASVDSAEANGLIVLAENIAAASENATRFAVLGRKAPQETAGDRLILFFALKDESGALASSLAVIARHGYNLKAIHSRPLKEKAWHYYFYVEAEKNAGSSEESELIGEMRNHCTGVKIAGRFDPNRMI; from the coding sequence ATGAATCAAGCGAAACTGAAAATCGCCTTTTGCGGCGCGCGCGGTTCCTTCTCGGAGATCGCGGCGAAAAAACTCTTCCCCGAAGGCGAGCTTCTTCCGAGCGGAAATTTTAAGGAAGCCTACGCGAAGACGCTGCGCGGCGAAAGCGACTTTACCGTCCTACCCCTCGAAAACAGCTACGCGGGCGAAGTCGCGGCGGTCACGGACGAACTCTATAAAGGCGATCTCTTCGTCGAAAGCGTCCGCTCGATGCGCGTCGTTCAAAATCTTTTGGGAGTCCCGGGCGCGACGATCGACGACGTAAAAACGGTCGTCAGCCATCCGCAAGCGCTTTCTCAATGCGCGGATTACATCGCGGCGCGCGGACTTCGCGAGATCACCTCGGAGAACACGGCGTTCGCGGCGAAGACCGTCGCGGAAGCGGGCGACAAGTCGATCGCGGCGATCGCAAGCGTCGATTCCGCCGAAGCGAACGGACTGATCGTCCTTGCCGAAAACATCGCCGCCGCAAGCGAAAACGCGACTCGGTTCGCCGTCCTCGGAAGAAAGGCTCCGCAAGAGACCGCAGGCGACCGATTGATCCTCTTCTTCGCGCTCAAAGACGAATCGGGCGCGCTCGCCTCTTCGCTCGCCGTCATCGCGCGGCACGGCTATAACCTAAAAGCCATTCACTCGCGCCCGCTGAAAGAAAAGGCTTGGCACTACTATTTTTACGTCGAAGCGGAGAAAAACGCGGGATCTTCCGAAGAATCGGAGCTTATCGGCGAAATGAGAAACCATTGCACGGGCGTTAAGATCGCAGGGCGTTTCGACCCGAATCGAATGATATAA
- a CDS encoding 3-deoxy-7-phosphoheptulonate synthase: MNMIYERTVASPSEIKQAYPIDDKIREIFESRDKELKRILAGEDDKIALIIGPCSADSEKSVLDYVGRLKKLQEEVKDRIFIIPRVYTNKPRTTGDGYKGMLHQPNPNEKPDMMKGLIAIRELHLKAISETGFTCADEMLYPENYEYLNDVLCYVAVGARSVENQQHRLVSSGISVPVGMKNPTSGDYTVMLNSITAAMHPHTFIYRGWEAHSAGNPFAHAILRGYVDKHGRTHPNYHYEDLVLLDEMYKEKKLANPAVVIDCNHSNSGKNPFEQERIVKEVLSCRKYNGEIKNFVKGFMIESYIEDGAQKIGGGVYGKSITDACLGWEKSERLVREIAELC; encoded by the coding sequence ATGAATATGATCTATGAAAGAACCGTGGCGAGCCCCTCGGAAATCAAACAAGCCTACCCGATCGACGACAAGATCCGCGAGATCTTCGAATCGCGCGACAAAGAACTCAAACGCATTTTGGCGGGCGAGGATGACAAGATCGCCTTGATCATCGGTCCCTGCTCCGCCGATTCGGAAAAGAGCGTCCTCGATTACGTCGGGCGGCTGAAAAAATTGCAGGAAGAAGTCAAAGACAGGATCTTTATCATCCCCCGCGTCTACACGAACAAACCGCGCACGACGGGCGACGGATACAAAGGGATGCTCCACCAGCCCAACCCGAACGAAAAACCCGATATGATGAAAGGGCTGATCGCGATCCGCGAACTGCACCTCAAAGCGATCTCGGAGACGGGATTCACCTGCGCGGACGAAATGCTTTATCCCGAGAATTACGAATATTTAAACGACGTCTTGTGTTACGTCGCGGTCGGCGCGCGCTCAGTCGAAAACCAACAGCATCGACTGGTTTCGAGCGGGATCTCCGTCCCCGTCGGAATGAAAAACCCGACGAGCGGCGACTACACCGTTATGCTGAATTCGATCACGGCGGCGATGCACCCGCACACCTTCATTTATCGCGGCTGGGAAGCTCATTCCGCGGGCAATCCGTTCGCGCACGCGATCCTGCGCGGTTACGTCGACAAACACGGGCGCACCCATCCGAATTATCACTACGAGGACCTCGTCCTTTTAGACGAAATGTATAAAGAAAAAAAGCTCGCGAATCCCGCCGTCGTCATCGACTGCAATCACTCCAACTCGGGCAAGAATCCTTTCGAGCAAGAGCGCATCGTAAAAGAAGTCCTCTCCTGCCGCAAATATAACGGCGAGATCAAGAACTTCGTCAAAGGATTTATGATCGAAAGCTACATCGAGGACGGCGCGCAAAAGATCGGCGGCGGCGTCTACGGAAAATCCATCACGGACGCCTGCCTCGGATGGGAAAAATCCGAGCGCCTTGTTCGTGAGATCGCGGAGCTTTGCTGA